The Vicia villosa cultivar HV-30 ecotype Madison, WI linkage group LG1, Vvil1.0, whole genome shotgun sequence genome includes a region encoding these proteins:
- the LOC131644125 gene encoding protein transport protein SEC9-like, whose amino-acid sequence MAAFGYAYRSVSTYSTTRTGSGEPSVIKPFAPFVPKSNGSNYSEGAVTKKIVVPVTSRPYDEPAAEKYASSGDESEDEFHHRTSPDRSSYRKDVDKFPAKVQQNHEGGRNPQRLGPIVDRGRHSPQPTAEGRKPIGISPIKIDHRSAVGDPNPHKEGRKPFGGDSSVRRGHDGYDNNGYGSDKGHKPIENGIKSGSYDSPKRYSGDHGAAVVGDPNPYKEGHKPIGTGSLRGGSLRGGSLRGGSIRGGSLRGGSLRGARDGYNNGYGGDKEGSRPIESNIKNGNYEYDSPNRYGGDHRGAPVVGDPSPYKEVQKPIGGGSIRTSRDGYNNGDKEGYKPIIRSNIQNGYYDSPNGYGGDYKEAHKPIGGGNIQNDYYDSPNGYGSDYNKKEGYMPMRNGNYGNSNGNVPKISSDWSAGPRKGIQLSEPTHDIDKALELLRIEAANRDRHHESNNDHHPYYNSPSPTALDKWNAPAPGNGSPRFTDRTGSAGIMKPHGNVNQLQSRPRNSPIHVTFVDDVRDYGDDDYYRRGDLGRYGYRDAVIDSREAEKKFKGTRV is encoded by the exons ATGGCAGCATTCGGTTACGCGTACCGCAGCGTCTCCACTTACAGTACCACCCGAACTGGTTCGGGTGAGCCTTCTGTTATAAAACCATTTGCTCCTTTCGTTCCCAAGAGTAACGGTAGTAACTACTCAGAAGGTGCTGTTACCAAAAAAATAGTAGTACCAGTCACTAGCAGACCTTATGATGAACCTGCAGCAGAAAAATATGCCTCTTCGGGAGATGAGTCTGAAGATGAATTTCATCATCGAACAAGCCCTGACCGTAGCTCATACCGTAAAGATGTTGATAAGTTCCCGGCCAAGGTGCAGCAGAATCATGAAGGTGGACGTAATCCTCAAAGATTGGGACCAATTGTTGATCGCGGTCGACATAGTCCACAGCCAACCGCTGAAGGACGCAAGCCAATTGGAATCAGTCCAATTAAGATTGACCATCGTTCAGCGGTAGGGGATCCAAATCCGCACAAAGAAGGGCGTAAACCATTTGGAGGAGATAGTAGTGTAAGGAGGGGACATGATGGCTATGATAATAATGGATATGGTAGTGATAAAGGACACAAGCCAATTGAAAATGGCATTAAAAGTGGAAGCTACGATAGTCCTAAGAGGTACAGTGGGGATCATGGTGCAGCAGTTGTAGGAGATCCAAATCCTTATAAAGAAGGACACAAACCAATTGGAACGGGTAGCTTAAGGGGAGGTAGCTTAAGAGGAGGTAGCTTAAGGGGAG GTAGCATAAGGGGAGGTAGCTTAAGGGGAGGTAGCTTAAGGGGAGCTCGCGATGGCTATAACAACGGATATGGTGGTGACAAAGAAGGAAGCAGGCCAATTGAAAGTAACATTAAGAATGGCAACTATGAATATGATAGTCCTAATAGGTATGGTGGTGACCACCGCGGAGCACCAGTCGTAGGAGACCCGAGTCCTTACAAAGAAGTGCAGAAACCTATTGGAGGAGGTAGCATAAGGACTAGTCGCGATGGATATAACAATGGTGACAAAGAAGGATACAAACCAATTATTAGAAGTAACATTCAGAATGGTTACTATGATAGCCCTAATGGATATGGTGGTGACTACAAAGAAGCGCACAAACCTATTGGAGGAGGTAACATTCAGAATGACTACTATGATAGCCCCAATGGATATGGTAGTGACTACAACAAAAAAGAAGGGTACATGCCCATGAGGAATGGAAACTATGGTAACAGTAATGGTAATGTGCCAAAAATTAGTTCAGATTGGAGTGCAGGACCTAGAAAAGGGATCCAACTAAGCGAGCCAACGCATGATATTGACAAGGCTTTGGAATTGTTGAGGATCGAAGCTGCAAATCGTGATCGCCACCATGAAAGCAACAATGATCATCATCCCTACTACAATAGTCCAAGTCCAACCGCTTTGGACAAGTGGAATGCACCAGCACCAGGTAATGGTTCTCCTCGCTTTACTGATAGGACGGGTTCTGCAGGTATCATGAAGCCTCATGGAAATGTTAATCAGCTTCAATCACGACCACGCAATTCACCAATACATGTCACATTCGTTGATGATGTTAGAGATTatggtgatgatgattattaCAGAAGAGGTGATTTAGGACGTTATGGATACCGTGATGCAGTCATCGACAGTAGGGAGGCTGAGAAGAAGTTTAAGGGCACCAGGGTCTGA